Part of the Natrialbaceae archaeon AArc-T1-2 genome, CCGACGTTGATCACCGTCGGCGTTCGCGGGAAGTACCAGATGTAGCCCATCTCCTCGAGGGGTTTCCCGACGATGGCGTTGTGGTACTCGACCGGCTCCTCGGTCTCGATAATCTCGCGGTAGGCCGACCCGAAGTGGGTGTAGTGGGGCACCTCGAACGTCGGCTCGCCGGGCGTCTCGAGGTCCTCGAAGTCGACCATCTCCTGCAGGATCGACTGTGCGCCCGCGGCGTCGATCACCACGTCACACTCGTAGCTAACCGGCTCGCCGTCTCGAACCGCGTCGACGCCGGTGACGCGACCGTCCTGGCGTACCTCGGTGACCACCGTGTCGAAGTGCTGGTCCACGCCGCAGTCGGCGGCCTGCTCGAGCAGGCGCTGGCCGAACTCGTAGCGGTCGACGACGTTGCTGCCCGTCTCGTAGGGCAGTACTTTCCGCACGCCGACGTCCTCGTCCCAGAACTCGATCTGATCGATGTTGTTGTCGACGAGGACGGACTCGTCGCGTGCGACCGCGTCCATGTCGATCGGTCCCGGGTAGTTGTTCGGATCTCGCGGGCTCTTGATCGCGTCGCCACAGGCGATGAACCCGCCCTGTTCGCGTGGTTTGCGCTCCAGTTGGACCACGTCGAGCCCGTCGGCCGCTGCCGTCGCCGCCGCAAAGCAGCCCGCTACCCCGCCCCCGACGACGACGACATCCTGGTTGTCCGCCATTGGGTACTGTTCCTGCGTTCGGAGATGGGGAACGTAACTCTTGCTTTCGTGGTACAGCGAGCGGGGCGGCAACTGCAGGCTACTTGTACCCGTGTGAAAGAGTTACGATCATATGCTCACCGCGGAACTGTGCGTTCGCTACGAGGGGGACTGGACGGCCGAACTCGTGAAATACGACGTGTTCGGTGAGTTTCTCGCGTCGACGTTTCGCAACCGGGAGTACATCGGGATCATGGCGCTCGAGACCCGGGACCTCGAGGCGACGCTCGAGATCATCCGCGAGCACCACATGGTCGAGTCCGTCGAGGTCGTCGAACGGTACTCGCCAAACGCCAGCGGGAAGATGGCAGCGACGCTTTTCATCGAGGGCCGTCTCAGCGAATTCACTCCCTTGCAGACGCTGCTGTACGAGGGATATCTCCCGATCGGGCCAACGGCGCTCGAGGACGGACGGGAGTGTTTCGACCTCCTGCTTGCAGACCGCGAAGAGCTCTCACAGGCGGTCGAGTTGCTCGAGGAGTTCGGGCCGGTCTCGATCGAACGCATCTCGCGGGACTTCAGCCGACAGGTGATGCCGAGTGCGGCGGGCTGGCAGGAGCTGCTCGCTTCCGTTCCGTCGCGCCAGCGGGAGGTGTTGAACACCGCGTACGAACGTGGCTACTACGAAATTCCACGGGAGACGACCCTCGAAGAGATCGCAGACGACGTTGGCATCACCAAGACGACGGCCTCGAATCACCTCCGGAAGGCCGAGCGACGGGTCATCGAATTTCTCGTCACGTACCTCAACCTCGCGGCTGCGGGGGAGTGAAAAACACGCCACATGTACTCCCGTACAGCTACCACGGAGCAATCCCGATACTCGAGTATGGATACGTTTCTCGTTCCGGTGACGAGCCATCCCGGCTGGGCGCGTGACGTCGCGACCGCCGCGACGGAGATCGAATCGCCCGAAGACGCGGAAGGGATCGTCGCCCACGTCTTCGAGGACGGCGAGGTCGAGTCGACGCGGTCGAATCTGGAGTTACCAGCCGACGAGACGGCCACGCTCGACGAACTCGCTGCCCGAAAGTCGGGCGTCTCCACGACGGTCGCCGAACTCGAGGATGCAGGTATCGACGCTCGCGTCCGCGGCGTTCGGGCCGGTGACGAACCGGGCGATGCGATCGTTTCGGCCGCGGAGCGAGCGGGCGTAGACCGGATCTACCTCTACAGTCGAAAGCGCAGCCCGGCAGGGAAAGCGGTGTTCGGGAGTACGGTACAGCGCGTGCTCCTCTCGGCGTCGTGTCCCGTCGTCGTGCTCCCGTACGGGGCACGCTGACGTATATACTCCGGGACTCGTTGGTGTCATCGCTTACAGACGTCCCGCTCGAGGTCGTCGGTACGATGGAGCGACGCACGTCCCGACCCGACGGGAACGCCGTGGCCGGGAGCGCAATAGGAGGACACGCCTAACCATGCAGGAGTTCGTCCCGCCGCCACGGACGTACGCGGGTCCGGGATCCCGGTCGGCGCTCTCACGCGTCGTCGACGACGGGAACGTCCACGTCGTCACCGACGAGGGCGTCGTCGACGCCGGCGTTCTCGAGGCCGTACTCGATCACCTCCCCGCCGAGCCGACGGTCCACGCTACGGTGTCGGAAAACCCCGACCGGGAGACCGTCGCGGCACTCGCCGCTCGAGTCGGGGACGCAGACCTCGTCGTCGGCGTCGGGGGCGGAAGCCCGATGGACGCCACGAAAGCCGCGTGTACGCTGCCTGCCTTCCACGCCGACGTCGCGAGCGACCTCGCGATCACCGCGGAAACGCCACTCGCACATCCCGACCGTGCGGTGCCGTTCGTCCTCGTACCGACGACGGCTGGTACGGGGACGGAGACCGGCTACTGGGCGGTTATCTCCGATCACGACCGAAGCGAGAAAGTCAGCGTCGGTCACCCGGCGATGCTCGCCGAGGCCGCCGTCCTCGACCCCGAACTCACGACGTCGTTGCCACCGACTCTGACGGCCGGGACGGGATTCGACGTAATCACACACGCGGTCGAGTCGCTCGTCGCCGACGGGGCGACGGCGTTGACGATCCCGTACAGCCGTCAGGCGTACGCCCTCGCCGCGTCGTCGCTTCGAACGGCGACGACAGACGGCGAGAACCTCGAGACACGGGAACGGCTGCTCGAGGCCAGCTATCTCGCCGGCGTGGCGATGAACAACGCGGGCCTCGGAGCCGTCCACGCGATCAGCCACGCGATCAGCGGTCGGTACGACCTTCCACACGGACACACGAACGCCCGCCTGCTTCCCGCCGTCGTCCGTCACAACGGCGAGCGCTCGCCGCAGGCACGCGAGCGATACGCCACCCTCGTCGAGACGACAGAGCCCGCTCACGAGGCCGTCGCCGCTCGACTGACGCGGCTGCGACGCGACGTCGGACTGGACGAGGACCCGCCCGGAACGCCCGACGCCTGGGCGCTCGAGGCGGTCGCCGACTCGGCCATCGAGAATGTCAACATGGACACGAATCCGGCGTCGTATACCGAATCCGACGTCGTCGACAGCTGTCGACGTGCGTTCGACACAGGTCGGCATAACTGACAGTTCGCTTCGCCAATCGGAAGATTCGAAAAACCTACAGCTTAAACCGTTATAAACCCTGCTACTAGTTGGAGCTAGTCGTTAATGTCGCACTCTCCGACCAACACTCTGTGATGACGGGACACACGTCACGACGGACCTTACTGAAGACGACCGGTGCTGCCATCGGGACGGCGGGTCTCACCGGCCTCGCCGGCTGTACCGGTATGCTCGGCGGTGGTGACGTCGCCATCGGCTCGAAAGACTTCACGGAACAGCACGTCCTCGGACAGCTCGCTATCGAGGCTATCGAGGCCAACACCGATCTCGGGGTCGCCGACGAAACGGGTCTCGGCGGGACGATTCCCAACTTCGAGGCACTCGATGCGGGGGAGATCGACCTCTACTGGGAGTACACGGGGACGATGTGGCTCGCGATTCCGCCGGAGCAAGACGGTATCATCGAAGATCCCGACGAACTCTACGAGGAGGCCAGCGAGATCATGGACGAACAACACGACGTCGCCGTCCTCGAGAAGGCACCGCTTAACAACACCTACCAGATCCTCGCCACTTCGGAGTGGCACGACGAACACGGCGTCGAAACGTTGAGCGAGTTCGCCGAGTTCGCAGACGACGGCGACGTCGAGGACACGGATCTCGTGCTCGGCCCCGAGTTCCAGGAACGGGAGGACGACGGCTGGCCCGGACTCATCGAGCACTACGACTTCTCCGAGGCGGCGATCGAAACGCTCGATGACAACACGGAGACCGTCAACGAAGACGTCGTCTACGCGGCTATCGGGGAGGAAGACCAGGGCGACATCGGCATGGGCTTTGCGACCGACCCCCGGATTCCCCTGTACGACCTCCAGATACTGGAAGACGACGAGAGTTTCTTCCCCACGTACAACGCTGCACCGATGGTCCGAAACGACACGCTCGATGACCACCCCGAGATCGCCGATGCCCTCGAGGAAATTCCGCCACTGCTTGACAACGACACGATCTCGGAGCTGAACATGGAAGTCGCCGAGGAGGGTCGCAGTGCCAGTGCCGTCGCGACGGAGTTCCTCGACGAACACGATCTCATCTGACGATGACCCTCTCGATCGGCACTGCCGCGACGACGAACGCCCTGCTGGCTGACGTCTTCCGTCTGGTCGCATACGTCGACTTCGCGACGGGCCACGCCGACCAGCTGGTGTTTCGGACCCTCGAGCACGTCGAGATCATCGCCTTCGCGATCGCGCTTGCGGTCCCGATCGGCGTCGGGCTGGGCTTTCTGATCACGTTCGACGAGCGACTCGCGACGGTCGTCATCTGGCTCGCCGGCATCATGATGACGATCCCAAGCCTCGCCCTGTTCGGACTGTTGATCCCCTACTTCGGCATCGGTGCACCGTCTGTTATCGTCGCGCTCATCCTGTACAGCCAGCTTCCGGTCATCCGGAACACCTACGTCGGGCTGAACGACGTCGATCCGGCGGCGCTCGAGGCCGGCAGGGCGATGGGGATGACGAAACTGCAGCTACTCCTGAAAGTCCAGCTGCCGTCGGCGCTGCCGGTCATCATGGCTGGCGTCAGAAACGCCGTCGTCATCCTCATCGGCATCGCGGCGATCGGCGCGTTCATCGGTGCCGGGGGACTCGGCCAGTTCCTCTTCGACGGCGTCGGGTGGAACAACCAGGAGATGCTCGTCGTCTCGACGCTCGTCCTGGCCCTACTCGCGCTGGTCGTCGACTACGCCTTCGGCGTCAGCGAACAGCTGTTCCGACTCAACAACGGCGAACGGATCGAGCCCTCGGCCGGGACACGACTCCTCCAGCGGGTGATAGCATGATTACGTTCGAACACGTGACGAAACAGTACGCGGACGGTACCGTCGCGATCGAAGACGTCTCCTTTACGGTCGAAGAGGGAACGACGACCGTCCTCGTCGGCCCCTCTGGCTGTGGAAAGACGACGACGATGAAACTCGTCAACCGCCTCGAGGACCCGACCGAGGGGACGGTCTACCGGGACGGGACGCCAATCTCGGAGTTCGACCCGATCGAACTCAGACGCAACACGGGCTACGTCATCCAGGAGATCGGCCTGTTCGATCACATGACCGTCGGCGATAACGTCGCGACCGTCCCGAAACTCAACGACTGGGACGAGGAAGCGATCGACGCTCGTGTCGACGAGCTGCTCGAGTTGATGGACCTGCCGCCGGCGAAGTACCGCAACCAGCACCCGACGGAGCTCTCGGGCGGCCAGCGCCAGCGCGTCGGCGTCGCCCGCGCGCTCGCTTCGGATCCCGACGTCCTGTTGATGGACGAACCCTTCGGCGCGCTCGATCCGATCACCCGCGAGAGTCTGCAAGACGAGTTCCTGAAGATTCAGGACGAACTCGAGACGACCATCCTCTTTGTCACCCACAGCATCGACGAGGCGTTGAAGATGGGCGATCGGATCGCCATCTTCGACGTCGGCGAGGTCGTCCAGTACGACACGCCACAGACGATTCTCGACGAACCGAAAAGCGAGTTCGTCGAGGACTTCATCGGCTCGGACCGGCCGCTGAAGAAGCTCAAGGTAACTCGCGTCGAGGACGTGATGAGCGCGACGACCGAGGGGTTCACTGCCGCGGCCGACGGTGGAACGGGGACCACTGCGACCGTCCAGGGCAACGGCGGGAGCACGGTCGACGCCCTCGAGCCCACCGACACCGCCCTCTCTGCGCTCTCTAGACTCGTCGCGAGTGACGTCGGACGACTGCCGGTCGTCGAGGACGGTGAGGTCGTCGGGACGGTCTCAAACGAGGAGATCAGCCGCTCTAACGAGGGTGCCCGTCCGTGAGCGAGCTCCTCGAGGGAATCCGGTTTCTCGTCGAGAACAGCGACGAGGCGATGGTCCAGTTTTGGGAACACCTCGTGTTGGTCGCCGTCTCGGAGTTTGCTGCACTCGCAGTCGCGATCCCGGCGGCGATACTGGCCGTCCGCAACGACCGGGCCAGATCGATCGTCCTCGGTTTCGGAAACGCCGCCCAGACGATCCCGACGATTGCGATTCTCTTTCTCGCGTTCCCGTTGATCGGGCTCGGCTTCTGGCCGTCGATCGTGGGGCTGTGGGCCTACGCTATCCTGCCGATCATCGTCAACACGATCAAGGGGATCGAGAACGTCGACGAGGGGACCGTCGAGGCCGCCCGCGGGATGGGGATGACCGACTGGGAGATCCTCCGGTCGATACAGCTCCCGCTCGCACTACCGGTTATCTTCGCCGGCATACGGACGAGCATCGTCCTCGTCATCGGCACCGCCTATCTGGCCGTGTTCATCGGCGGCGGTGGCCTCGGTTACTGGGTCGTCGCCGGCATCCAGGGCTACAACGTGCCGATGATCATCGCCGGCGCGCTCCCCGGTGCCTTTCTCGCGATCGGGGCCGACCTGCTGCTTGCCAGAATCGAACGCTACATCGGCGGCGAAGGCGGCGTCGGCGACCTCACGCCGGACGCGGCCTGATACGGACCGTTGTACGTCTGTACCGGCGCAACCGCGACCGTTCTGCGGTTGCACCGGTCAATCGTTACAGCAATCCGTATGAGCCGTCTCCCCCTCCAGAGGCACCCGTTTCGTCGGCCCGACGGGGCGATTCCTCGTTCGCTCGAGATCGTCACGCTGCCGGGCCAGACGAACGCGAGGTTTTTTCGCCCGCCACCGATAGCACCGGACATGGATCTCACCCATCGTCCCCGGCGGCTTCGCCAGGATCGCATCCGCGAGCTCGTCACCGAGACGAGTCTCGAGCCGACGGACTTCATCGCACCCGTCTTCGTCGACGCGACGGCAGACGAGCGTCTCGAGATCGAGTCGATGCCCGGCCACGAACGGGTACCACTCGAGGAAAGCGTCGCCCGCGTCGAGGAGGTGCTCGAGACGGGCGTCGAGGCCGTCATGCTCTTTGGCATCCCGGCGTCGAAAGACGCCGAGGGAACCCGGGCGTGGGCCGACGACGGCGTGATCCAGGAGGCGACCCGCCGGATCACTGCCGCAACCGACGCCTACGTGGTCACCGACGTCTGTCTCTGTGAGTACACCGACCACGGCCACTGTGGAACCCTCGAGGCGAGCCTCCGTGAGGACCCGGGCTGTGCTACTCACACCGTCGACAACGACGCGACGCTGTCGAGCCTCGAGCGAATCGCCGTTTCCCACGCCGAGGCAGGCGCGGACATGGTCGCACCCAGCGGGATGATGGACGGGATGGTCGGGACGATCCGGGGCGCGCTCGATCGCGAGGGATTCGAGAACGTGCCCGTGATGAGTTACGCGGCGAAATACGAGAGCGCGTTCTACGGCCCGTTCCGGGACGCCGCCGACGGCGCGCCCGCCTTCGGCGACCGGCGACACTACCAGATGGATCCCGCGAACGCCCGCGAGGCGCTCCGGGAGGTCCGCCTCGACGTCGAGCAGGGTGCGGACGTGTTAATGGTCAAGCCCGCGCTGCCGTATCTCGACATCGTCGCCTCGCTCCGGCGGGAGTTCGATCACCCCATCGCCGCCTACAACGTCTCCGGTGAGTACGCCATGCTCTACGCCGCCGCCGAGAAGGGCTGGCTCGACGCAGAGGAGACAGCCCTCGAGTCGCTGCTGTCGATCAAACGCGCTGGCGCGGACCTGATTCTCACCTACTTCGCCGAGGAGGTCGCCGAGCGACTGTCCTGACCTGCGCCGCCGGAACACCCTTGCCGGTTCCGGTCGTGGGTCTCACACGAGCATGGACGATACCCTCCGACCGCTCGCGCGCTCGCTCCGAGAGGCACCCGTCGTCGATCGGGACGGCTACGAGTACTTCGTCCACGGCGTCACCGATGGGGTCCCGCCGATCGAACCCGACGTACTCCGGGCGGTCGCCGACGGCATCCGCGAGCGGGTCGACATGGACGCGATCGACACCATCGTCGCACCGGAGGCGATGGGTATCCACCACGCGACGGCGCTGTCGCTTGCGACCGACACGCCGTTCGTCGTCGTGCGCAAACGCTCCTACGGCTTCGAGGACGAGGTTGCCGTCCACCAGGAAACGAGTTACGGCGAGAGCGAACTCCACCTCAACGGCGTCGAAGCCGGCGATCGGGTGTTGCTCGTCGATGACGTCTTCTCTTCCGGCGGAACGATCCGGGCCGTCTACGCCGCCCTCGAGGAGGCCGACGCCGAACTGGTCGACGTCGTCGTCGTCCTCCGCCGGACCGACACCGACCCGCCAGAGCTGCCGGTCACGGTGACGAGCCTGCTCGAGGTTCGCATCGAAGAGGGCGCGGTCGTCGTCGAATGAGTCATACGGACCGTTGTAAGTCTGTACCGGTGCAACCGCAGAACGGTCGCGGTTGCGCCGGTAAATCGTTACAGCAATCCGTATCAGGTCTCGAGGACGAGCCGATCCCCGACGCCGACGTCCGCAGCCGCGTCGGCGGGAAGTTCGACGAGCAGATCGGCCTCCGCGCGGGCGAACCCGAGCCAGGGACGGAGCCGTTCGACCCGGCGGACGGTGTCGTCGACGACCCAGACGACGTCGATGGGGAAGGGGACGAACAGCATGTGGACGTATCGGATCTTCGCCCGGTCGAACCGGAACGCGAGCGCGTAGTCGTCGGGAATCGATCGGCGGAACGTCAGCCCCCGGAGCTGGCTGGGGATCGAGTCGGCGGTGTCGACGTCGGTCGCCAGCACCTCGGCGTCGCCGTCCGGATCCGTAACCACTCGCACGACCTCGAGTCGGCAGGCCGGGGCGAAAAAGCTCCCGACTCGAGCGATCTGCATAGGAAGGGAGCAACAGCATTGCTGCTGGAAGCCAACCAGAACCATGAGAATTGCACACATAGCAGCTCTGGAAGATTTCGGCACACGGTCACTCGCGGTCCACGGAATCATGGTCCTCGCGTTTGCAAACGCCGTGTTGGTGGGGCTGTTCGTCCAGGGACAGCTCGGCCTCGTCTCGTTCGTTGCACTGCTCAGCTTCACTGCCGGGCTGTGGGTTGCACACTCGATTCACTCGCTTGGCACCGCCGTCGCTGGCGACGAGTACG contains:
- a CDS encoding DUF192 domain-containing protein, encoding MRVVTDPDGDAEVLATDVDTADSIPSQLRGLTFRRSIPDDYALAFRFDRAKIRYVHMLFVPFPIDVVWVVDDTVRRVERLRPWLGFARAEADLLVELPADAAADVGVGDRLVLET
- a CDS encoding ABC transporter ATP-binding protein codes for the protein MITFEHVTKQYADGTVAIEDVSFTVEEGTTTVLVGPSGCGKTTTMKLVNRLEDPTEGTVYRDGTPISEFDPIELRRNTGYVIQEIGLFDHMTVGDNVATVPKLNDWDEEAIDARVDELLELMDLPPAKYRNQHPTELSGGQRQRVGVARALASDPDVLLMDEPFGALDPITRESLQDEFLKIQDELETTILFVTHSIDEALKMGDRIAIFDVGEVVQYDTPQTILDEPKSEFVEDFIGSDRPLKKLKVTRVEDVMSATTEGFTAAADGGTGTTATVQGNGGSTVDALEPTDTALSALSRLVASDVGRLPVVEDGEVVGTVSNEEISRSNEGARP
- a CDS encoding helix-turn-helix domain-containing protein, which codes for MLTAELCVRYEGDWTAELVKYDVFGEFLASTFRNREYIGIMALETRDLEATLEIIREHHMVESVEVVERYSPNASGKMAATLFIEGRLSEFTPLQTLLYEGYLPIGPTALEDGRECFDLLLADREELSQAVELLEEFGPVSIERISRDFSRQVMPSAAGWQELLASVPSRQREVLNTAYERGYYEIPRETTLEEIADDVGITKTTASNHLRKAERRVIEFLVTYLNLAAAGE
- a CDS encoding glycine betaine ABC transporter substrate-binding protein; translation: MTGHTSRRTLLKTTGAAIGTAGLTGLAGCTGMLGGGDVAIGSKDFTEQHVLGQLAIEAIEANTDLGVADETGLGGTIPNFEALDAGEIDLYWEYTGTMWLAIPPEQDGIIEDPDELYEEASEIMDEQHDVAVLEKAPLNNTYQILATSEWHDEHGVETLSEFAEFADDGDVEDTDLVLGPEFQEREDDGWPGLIEHYDFSEAAIETLDDNTETVNEDVVYAAIGEEDQGDIGMGFATDPRIPLYDLQILEDDESFFPTYNAAPMVRNDTLDDHPEIADALEEIPPLLDNDTISELNMEVAEEGRSASAVATEFLDEHDLI
- a CDS encoding ABC transporter permease, encoding MVQFWEHLVLVAVSEFAALAVAIPAAILAVRNDRARSIVLGFGNAAQTIPTIAILFLAFPLIGLGFWPSIVGLWAYAILPIIVNTIKGIENVDEGTVEAARGMGMTDWEILRSIQLPLALPVIFAGIRTSIVLVIGTAYLAVFIGGGGLGYWVVAGIQGYNVPMIIAGALPGAFLAIGADLLLARIERYIGGEGGVGDLTPDAA
- the hpt gene encoding hypoxanthine/guanine phosphoribosyltransferase, translating into MDDTLRPLARSLREAPVVDRDGYEYFVHGVTDGVPPIEPDVLRAVADGIRERVDMDAIDTIVAPEAMGIHHATALSLATDTPFVVVRKRSYGFEDEVAVHQETSYGESELHLNGVEAGDRVLLVDDVFSSGGTIRAVYAALEEADAELVDVVVVLRRTDTDPPELPVTVTSLLEVRIEEGAVVVE
- a CDS encoding ABC transporter permease; the protein is MTLSIGTAATTNALLADVFRLVAYVDFATGHADQLVFRTLEHVEIIAFAIALAVPIGVGLGFLITFDERLATVVIWLAGIMMTIPSLALFGLLIPYFGIGAPSVIVALILYSQLPVIRNTYVGLNDVDPAALEAGRAMGMTKLQLLLKVQLPSALPVIMAGVRNAVVILIGIAAIGAFIGAGGLGQFLFDGVGWNNQEMLVVSTLVLALLALVVDYAFGVSEQLFRLNNGERIEPSAGTRLLQRVIA
- the hemB gene encoding porphobilinogen synthase, whose amino-acid sequence is MDLTHRPRRLRQDRIRELVTETSLEPTDFIAPVFVDATADERLEIESMPGHERVPLEESVARVEEVLETGVEAVMLFGIPASKDAEGTRAWADDGVIQEATRRITAATDAYVVTDVCLCEYTDHGHCGTLEASLREDPGCATHTVDNDATLSSLERIAVSHAEAGADMVAPSGMMDGMVGTIRGALDREGFENVPVMSYAAKYESAFYGPFRDAADGAPAFGDRRHYQMDPANAREALREVRLDVEQGADVLMVKPALPYLDIVASLRREFDHPIAAYNVSGEYAMLYAAAEKGWLDAEETALESLLSIKRAGADLILTYFAEEVAERLS
- a CDS encoding iron-containing alcohol dehydrogenase family protein; this encodes MQEFVPPPRTYAGPGSRSALSRVVDDGNVHVVTDEGVVDAGVLEAVLDHLPAEPTVHATVSENPDRETVAALAARVGDADLVVGVGGGSPMDATKAACTLPAFHADVASDLAITAETPLAHPDRAVPFVLVPTTAGTGTETGYWAVISDHDRSEKVSVGHPAMLAEAAVLDPELTTSLPPTLTAGTGFDVITHAVESLVADGATALTIPYSRQAYALAASSLRTATTDGENLETRERLLEASYLAGVAMNNAGLGAVHAISHAISGRYDLPHGHTNARLLPAVVRHNGERSPQARERYATLVETTEPAHEAVAARLTRLRRDVGLDEDPPGTPDAWALEAVADSAIENVNMDTNPASYTESDVVDSCRRAFDTGRHN
- a CDS encoding universal stress protein: MDTFLVPVTSHPGWARDVATAATEIESPEDAEGIVAHVFEDGEVESTRSNLELPADETATLDELAARKSGVSTTVAELEDAGIDARVRGVRAGDEPGDAIVSAAERAGVDRIYLYSRKRSPAGKAVFGSTVQRVLLSASCPVVVLPYGAR